A single Planctomycetota bacterium DNA region contains:
- a CDS encoding rhomboid family intramembrane serine protease, with the protein MFLPLRTDVPLRHTPYMNGALILVNMVLFAAQLIFSPRFSLDGGITRPGFDLTAFGALQPLDPHWWNFITYAFMHSQADLLHLVFNMVFLYIFGNAVNEKLGHWGYLGLYLGGAAFAGLAHALGSLNPVIGASGAMWTVIGAYIVLFPRARVTVLYFFFLIGTLVIPGLWLVGIYLVLDVLGLLGIGIFGGGNTAHLAHLGGALFGVVVSLGLLWLKLLPRDDFDALALINRWNRRRQFRDMTARGFDPFDATARFADEKKSPAKSDPKLDQIQDLRAEISETLGTGDEESAAEKYRQLVAIDEQQVLSAHNQLLVAGTYYRQGAYADAAAGYERYLRVYPRHDQADQTRFMLGLIYNRYLGRPEDAKRHLEAVVDRLHDPEEVEIAREELEKTNVAAK; encoded by the coding sequence ATGTTTCTGCCGTTACGAACCGATGTCCCGCTGCGTCACACGCCGTACATGAACGGCGCGTTGATCTTGGTGAACATGGTGTTGTTCGCGGCGCAGTTGATTTTCAGCCCGCGGTTCAGCTTGGACGGTGGGATCACGCGGCCGGGTTTCGATCTCACGGCGTTCGGCGCGCTCCAGCCCCTTGATCCGCACTGGTGGAACTTCATCACCTACGCGTTCATGCATTCGCAGGCCGACCTGTTGCACCTGGTGTTCAACATGGTCTTTCTCTACATCTTCGGCAACGCCGTCAACGAAAAGCTTGGGCACTGGGGTTATCTCGGGCTGTACCTTGGCGGGGCGGCCTTTGCCGGACTGGCTCACGCGCTGGGCAGTCTCAACCCCGTCATCGGTGCGAGCGGCGCGATGTGGACCGTGATCGGTGCGTACATCGTGCTCTTCCCGCGGGCCCGGGTGACGGTGCTGTACTTTTTCTTTCTCATCGGAACGCTGGTCATCCCGGGCCTCTGGCTCGTGGGCATCTACCTCGTGCTCGACGTGCTCGGGTTGCTGGGCATCGGCATCTTCGGCGGCGGCAACACGGCCCATCTGGCTCACTTGGGCGGGGCATTGTTCGGCGTGGTGGTGTCGCTCGGATTGCTCTGGCTCAAGCTCCTGCCGCGCGACGACTTCGACGCGCTGGCGTTGATCAACCGATGGAACCGTCGCCGCCAGTTCCGCGACATGACCGCCCGTGGCTTCGATCCGTTCGACGCCACCGCGCGATTCGCCGACGAGAAGAAGTCACCGGCCAAGTCTGATCCGAAGCTCGATCAAATTCAGGACTTGCGTGCGGAGATTTCCGAGACGCTCGGCACGGGCGACGAGGAAAGCGCCGCCGAGAAGTACCGCCAACTCGTTGCCATCGACGAGCAGCAGGTGCTCAGCGCCCACAACCAACTGCTCGTCGCCGGCACTTACTACCGGCAAGGCGCCTACGCCGATGCGGCCGCCGGGTACGAACGTTACTTGCGTGTCTATCCGCGTCACGATCAGGCGGACCAGACGCGGTTTATGCTCGGTCTCATCTACAACCGCTACCTCGGCCGACCCGAAGACGCGAAGCGTCACCTCGAAGCCGTCGTGGACCGCCTGCACGATCCGGAAGAGGTCGAGATTGCACGGGAAGAGTTGGAAAAGACCAACGTTGCAGCCAAGTAG
- a CDS encoding ATP-binding protein, with product MSANSTATSPQGPDDGTLRFHIVSDFDEGKRVQKRILDEVERYDFSADAVFAIKLALEEALINAIKHGNRLDPDKRVKIEATVDETAARIMIHDEGAGFIRDKVPDPTLEENIEKCSGRGILLIEAYMTEAEWTDHGRRLEMVKLNAAEPPTVP from the coding sequence ATGTCAGCCAACTCGACCGCGACCAGCCCGCAAGGCCCTGACGATGGAACCTTGCGGTTTCACATCGTCTCGGATTTCGATGAGGGCAAGCGCGTCCAGAAGCGCATCCTCGATGAGGTCGAGCGGTACGACTTTAGCGCCGATGCGGTTTTCGCGATCAAGCTCGCCCTTGAGGAAGCATTGATCAACGCCATCAAGCATGGCAATCGGCTCGACCCCGACAAGCGGGTCAAGATCGAGGCGACGGTCGACGAAACCGCCGCCCGTATCATGATCCACGACGAGGGTGCGGGCTTCATCCGTGACAAGGTGCCCGACCCGACCCTCGAGGAGAACATCGAGAAGTGCAGCGGTCGGGGGATCCTGCTGATCGAGGCGTACATGACCGAGGCCGAGTGGACCGATCACGGACGCCGGCTCGAGATGGTCAAGCTCAACGCCGCCGAGCCGCCGACCGTGCCATAA
- a CDS encoding STAS domain-containing protein has translation MPDSSTPVAVVDEKDVRIIEFTDSKILDEANIEEIGAKLFQLIGEKERPKLMLDFSNVDHLSSAALGKLIQANNEVRNRNGQLRLCGIKPQIFEVFAITKLDQIFKIYPTRSDAMASYN, from the coding sequence ATGCCCGACAGCTCCACGCCCGTTGCGGTGGTCGATGAAAAAGATGTTCGCATCATCGAATTCACCGACAGCAAAATTCTGGACGAAGCCAACATCGAGGAGATCGGTGCCAAGCTCTTTCAGCTCATCGGCGAGAAGGAACGCCCGAAGCTGATGTTGGATTTTTCCAACGTTGATCACCTCTCCAGTGCCGCACTTGGCAAGCTGATCCAGGCGAACAACGAGGTTCGCAATCGCAACGGCCAGCTCCGGCTTTGCGGGATCAAGCCGCAGATCTTTGAAGTCTTCGCGATCACCAAGCTCGATCAGATTTTCAAGATCTACCCGACCCGCAGCGACGCGATGGCCAGCTACAACTGA
- a CDS encoding BatA domain-containing protein, with protein sequence MSLAAPIALLLLLPWLAVAWWLMRGRGASAVVPHLPLWPATRSASTARSRRLPPWYMMLMLLALLAGIVGLAEPRTNRTSITVVFDRGLTMPPTRAADLPVGDYLGVNVPANAVRSVPWRTDLGQARREHPDALFVTDQPIDALRARLAAIENVGIDHVGVDETGVLVRLRGQGQRAVRIGQVHADVRVDGSAEVVLDVAPTTDRLVVELAPADAITADDRFFLVRASAEPRVVVDGSVDPAVGRFAAVWSTERGGDGVRVLLTTDEAASGPAVVFARGPFVPVAGALSVVPGPITNDVRWARWLDQATAAPMPEGFRAVVSLGGVPVVGESAGRVWIGLDPASVSARPDWVVLLANAVTHVGGAPVWTSEPITVFPPGELVTTADPSYAPSPGIYEVDGVPTAYNAAVAEPRGAPGPLVLPTETWAGVSYRRSCFAVAAVLWLSGLAGWWRLGRP encoded by the coding sequence GTGTCGCTCGCCGCGCCGATTGCGTTATTACTGTTGCTGCCGTGGTTGGCGGTGGCGTGGTGGTTGATGCGAGGGCGAGGGGCGTCGGCGGTGGTGCCGCACTTGCCGCTGTGGCCGGCGACACGCTCGGCATCGACGGCGCGATCGCGTCGCTTGCCGCCTTGGTACATGATGCTCATGCTGCTGGCGTTGCTGGCGGGGATCGTGGGGCTTGCCGAGCCGCGGACGAATCGAACGTCGATCACTGTCGTGTTCGATCGTGGGCTGACGATGCCGCCGACTCGTGCGGCCGACTTGCCGGTCGGCGATTACCTGGGGGTCAACGTGCCCGCCAACGCGGTGCGTTCGGTGCCGTGGCGCACGGACCTCGGCCAAGCGCGGCGTGAACATCCCGACGCGTTGTTCGTCACCGATCAGCCCATCGACGCCCTGCGGGCGCGACTGGCTGCAATCGAGAACGTCGGCATTGATCATGTCGGCGTCGACGAAACTGGTGTGCTTGTGCGGTTGCGTGGGCAAGGACAACGGGCCGTACGTATCGGGCAAGTTCATGCCGACGTTCGCGTTGATGGCTCGGCCGAGGTGGTGCTCGATGTGGCACCGACGACTGACCGGCTGGTTGTCGAACTCGCGCCGGCTGACGCGATCACGGCGGACGATCGTTTCTTTCTCGTTCGTGCGTCGGCCGAGCCACGCGTGGTTGTCGATGGTTCGGTCGATCCGGCGGTGGGTCGGTTCGCGGCGGTGTGGTCGACGGAGCGGGGTGGCGATGGCGTGCGTGTGTTGCTGACGACGGACGAAGCGGCATCGGGGCCGGCGGTGGTGTTCGCTCGTGGGCCGTTCGTGCCGGTCGCGGGTGCGTTGAGCGTTGTGCCCGGCCCGATCACGAACGACGTCCGCTGGGCACGCTGGTTGGACCAGGCGACAGCCGCTCCGATGCCCGAAGGCTTTCGGGCCGTCGTGAGCTTGGGCGGCGTGCCGGTGGTCGGTGAAAGTGCAGGCCGGGTGTGGATCGGCCTCGACCCCGCCAGCGTTTCGGCGCGGCCGGACTGGGTGGTGCTCCTGGCCAATGCGGTAACCCATGTGGGCGGTGCGCCGGTGTGGACGTCGGAGCCGATCACTGTTTTTCCCCCGGGTGAACTCGTTACCACAGCCGATCCGAGCTACGCACCCTCGCCGGGCATCTACGAGGTTGATGGTGTTCCCACGGCGTACAACGCGGCAGTGGCGGAGCCACGCGGGGCGCCGGGGCCGTTGGTCTTGCCGACGGAAACGTGGGCGGGCGTGAGTTATCGGCGGTCGTGTTTCGCGGTGGCGGCGGTGTTGTGGTTGTCGGGGCTGGCCGGTTGGTGGCGTCTGGGGCGTCCTTGA
- a CDS encoding DUF167 family protein, which yields MSPRKRPAGECSGVYPVLAVEEFHPFFFLLPDSLGLLEYLFIIELAWLVAMAIYGFALRKLVRNPRDSVVVFHRIFWRIFLYPKKTAALEAYDAPMSVATLDDFDAPILDIPADDGWSSGSAEASFGTSNADTAGGTSVGGTGMGVDMPGADVDVDMLAEMDGPPPEPEPMAAEDTGEIEINVELQSNAPGLAVAGMVGDTITVRVPCSAEDGIANRHVVHALCHVLQLESYQITLLRGHAKGSKTFRLAGTSLQKVQQRVMSASN from the coding sequence GTGTCGCCGCGCAAACGCCCGGCGGGTGAGTGTTCAGGGGTGTATCCGGTGCTTGCCGTCGAAGAGTTTCATCCGTTCTTTTTCCTGCTGCCCGATTCCCTCGGGTTGCTGGAGTATCTGTTCATCATCGAACTGGCATGGCTGGTGGCGATGGCGATCTACGGATTCGCATTGCGCAAGCTCGTCCGCAACCCGCGCGACAGCGTGGTCGTGTTTCACCGGATCTTCTGGCGCATCTTCCTATATCCGAAGAAGACCGCCGCGCTCGAGGCGTACGACGCGCCGATGAGCGTGGCGACGCTCGACGACTTCGACGCGCCGATCCTCGACATCCCTGCCGACGACGGCTGGTCGAGCGGATCGGCGGAGGCTTCGTTCGGCACATCCAACGCCGACACGGCCGGCGGTACGTCGGTTGGTGGAACGGGGATGGGCGTCGACATGCCCGGTGCCGATGTTGACGTCGACATGCTCGCGGAGATGGACGGCCCGCCGCCCGAGCCCGAACCGATGGCCGCCGAGGACACCGGCGAGATCGAGATCAACGTCGAGCTTCAGTCCAACGCGCCGGGCCTCGCGGTGGCCGGCATGGTGGGTGACACCATCACCGTTCGCGTCCCTTGTAGCGCCGAAGACGGCATCGCCAACCGCCACGTCGTTCACGCCCTTTGCCACGTTCTGCAACTCGAAAGCTATCAGATCACGCTCCTACGCGGCCACGCCAAGGGCAGCAAGACCTTCCGCCTCGCTGGGACGTCGCTGCAGAAGGTGCAGCAACGGGTGATGTCGGCGTCGAACTAG